Proteins found in one Vespula pensylvanica isolate Volc-1 chromosome 10, ASM1446617v1, whole genome shotgun sequence genomic segment:
- the LOC122632314 gene encoding bone morphogenetic protein receptor type-1B isoform X1: MAELSATPGRRGCKYGLWLGLGVFVARFLGVLGITCYCEGHCPDDRQNGTCEGRPGGHCFSAVEEVWDAELGEYVPEWSFGCLPPDEQGFLQCKGYLVPHLQGKNIICCNKTALCNKELFPEYKPRPTAAPDPIAIASGAPLIILAASLSVCLTVILIAMVIIYHRYRRKERGPCLVPSQGTLRDFIDQSSGSGSGLPLLVQRTIAKQLALSQCVGKGRYGEVWLARWRGEKVAVKVFFTLEEASWFRETEIYQTVLMRHDNILGFIAADIKGTGSWTQMLLITDYHERGSLHDYLQTTVLDHAGLLAICLSIASGIAHLHTEIFGTRGKPAIAHRDIKSRNILVKRNGECAIADFGLAVRFISESGEIDIAPNTRVGTRRYMAPEVLDESLNTSSFDAFKMADMYSVGLVLWEACRRCVTGGKNSIVEPYALPYHDVVPNDPDFEDMRLAVCVKRLRPVIPARWDNDPILFALSKLMAECWHANPAVRLTALRVKKTMSKLHIDNAIKIV, translated from the exons ATGGCTGAGCTCTCCGCTACCCCGGGTCGGCGCGGATGTAAATACGGCCTGTGGCTCGGCCTGGGAGTGTTTGTCGCGAGATTTCTCGGTG tgCTGGGAATTACTTGCTACTGTGAAGGACACTGCCCGGACGACCGACAAAACGGTACTTGCGAAGGAAGACCCGGTGGACATTGTTTTAGCGCTGTAGAGGAAGTGTGGGATGCGGAACTCGGAGAATATGTTCCAGAATGGTCCTTTGGATGTTTGCCACCGGACGAGCAGGGTTTCCTGCAATGCAAGGGCTACCTCGTTCCACATCTACAAGGAAAAAACATAATTTGTTGCAACAAGACAGCTCTGTGTAACAAGGAGTTATTTCCAGAGTACAAGCCTCGTCCCACCGCAGCACCAGATCCTATAGCTATTGCTTCTGGAGCACCGCTCATCATACTAGCTGCTTCATTATCTGTGTGTTTAACTGTTATTTTGATAGCAATGGTGATCATATATCATAGgtacagaagaaaagaaagaggccCATGCTTAGTACCTTCTCAAGGAACGCTTAGAGATTTTATAGATCAGAGTAGTGGATCAGGTTCTGGACTACCTCTTTTAGTACAAAGAACTATAGCTAAACAATTGGCTTTATCGCAGTGCGTGGGAAAAGGTAGATACGGTGAAGTATGGCTTGCACGatggagaggagaaaaagtgGCAGTGAAGGTCTTCTTTACTTTGGAAGAAGCATCTTGGTTTCGTGAAACTGAAATCTATCAAACTGTTCTAATGAGGCACGATAATATCTTAGGCTTCATTGCCGCCGACATTAAAGGAACAGGATCTTGGACtcaaatgttattaattacgGACTATCATGAAAGAGGTTCTTTACATGATTATTTACAAACCACCGTGCTAGACCATGCAGGCCTATTGGCTATCTGTCTTTCCATTGCATCGGGTATTGCTCATCTGCATACAGAAATTTTTGGAACTCGTGGAAAACCAGCGATAGCTCATAGAGATATTAAAAGCAGAAATATTTTAGTTAAAAGGAATGGTGAATGTGCAATTGCTGACTTTGGCTTAGCTGTACGTTTTATAAG TGAAAGCGGAGAAATCGATATTGCGCCTAATACGCGAGTAGGAACCAGAAGGTACATGGCTCCAGAAGTGTTGGATGAAAGTTTGAACACATCGTCGTTTGATGCTTTCAAAATGGCAGACATGTACTCTGTAGGATTAGTTTTGTGGGAAGCATGTAGACGTTGTGTAACAGGTGGTAAGAATTCCATTGTGGAACCATACGCCTTGCCTTATCACGACGTTGTCCCAAATGATCCAGATTTTGAAGACATGCGATTAGCTGTATGTGTAAAACGTTTGCGTCCTGTTATTCCAGCGAGATGGGATAACGATCCA attcTGTTTGCGTTGAGTAAATTAATGGCAGAGTGTTGGCATGCAAACCCTGCTGTACGTTTAACAGCACTTCGTGTTAAAAAGACAATGTCAAAATTACATATTGACAATGCCATTAAGATCGTGTAG
- the LOC122632314 gene encoding bone morphogenetic protein receptor type-1B isoform X2: MQRDCARERLVSVRLLPHILLGITCYCEGHCPDDRQNGTCEGRPGGHCFSAVEEVWDAELGEYVPEWSFGCLPPDEQGFLQCKGYLVPHLQGKNIICCNKTALCNKELFPEYKPRPTAAPDPIAIASGAPLIILAASLSVCLTVILIAMVIIYHRYRRKERGPCLVPSQGTLRDFIDQSSGSGSGLPLLVQRTIAKQLALSQCVGKGRYGEVWLARWRGEKVAVKVFFTLEEASWFRETEIYQTVLMRHDNILGFIAADIKGTGSWTQMLLITDYHERGSLHDYLQTTVLDHAGLLAICLSIASGIAHLHTEIFGTRGKPAIAHRDIKSRNILVKRNGECAIADFGLAVRFISESGEIDIAPNTRVGTRRYMAPEVLDESLNTSSFDAFKMADMYSVGLVLWEACRRCVTGGKNSIVEPYALPYHDVVPNDPDFEDMRLAVCVKRLRPVIPARWDNDPILFALSKLMAECWHANPAVRLTALRVKKTMSKLHIDNAIKIV; encoded by the exons ATGCAGAGGGACTGTGCGCGAGAACGATTGGTGTCCGTTCGCCTTCTGCCACACATAT tgCTGGGAATTACTTGCTACTGTGAAGGACACTGCCCGGACGACCGACAAAACGGTACTTGCGAAGGAAGACCCGGTGGACATTGTTTTAGCGCTGTAGAGGAAGTGTGGGATGCGGAACTCGGAGAATATGTTCCAGAATGGTCCTTTGGATGTTTGCCACCGGACGAGCAGGGTTTCCTGCAATGCAAGGGCTACCTCGTTCCACATCTACAAGGAAAAAACATAATTTGTTGCAACAAGACAGCTCTGTGTAACAAGGAGTTATTTCCAGAGTACAAGCCTCGTCCCACCGCAGCACCAGATCCTATAGCTATTGCTTCTGGAGCACCGCTCATCATACTAGCTGCTTCATTATCTGTGTGTTTAACTGTTATTTTGATAGCAATGGTGATCATATATCATAGgtacagaagaaaagaaagaggccCATGCTTAGTACCTTCTCAAGGAACGCTTAGAGATTTTATAGATCAGAGTAGTGGATCAGGTTCTGGACTACCTCTTTTAGTACAAAGAACTATAGCTAAACAATTGGCTTTATCGCAGTGCGTGGGAAAAGGTAGATACGGTGAAGTATGGCTTGCACGatggagaggagaaaaagtgGCAGTGAAGGTCTTCTTTACTTTGGAAGAAGCATCTTGGTTTCGTGAAACTGAAATCTATCAAACTGTTCTAATGAGGCACGATAATATCTTAGGCTTCATTGCCGCCGACATTAAAGGAACAGGATCTTGGACtcaaatgttattaattacgGACTATCATGAAAGAGGTTCTTTACATGATTATTTACAAACCACCGTGCTAGACCATGCAGGCCTATTGGCTATCTGTCTTTCCATTGCATCGGGTATTGCTCATCTGCATACAGAAATTTTTGGAACTCGTGGAAAACCAGCGATAGCTCATAGAGATATTAAAAGCAGAAATATTTTAGTTAAAAGGAATGGTGAATGTGCAATTGCTGACTTTGGCTTAGCTGTACGTTTTATAAG TGAAAGCGGAGAAATCGATATTGCGCCTAATACGCGAGTAGGAACCAGAAGGTACATGGCTCCAGAAGTGTTGGATGAAAGTTTGAACACATCGTCGTTTGATGCTTTCAAAATGGCAGACATGTACTCTGTAGGATTAGTTTTGTGGGAAGCATGTAGACGTTGTGTAACAGGTGGTAAGAATTCCATTGTGGAACCATACGCCTTGCCTTATCACGACGTTGTCCCAAATGATCCAGATTTTGAAGACATGCGATTAGCTGTATGTGTAAAACGTTTGCGTCCTGTTATTCCAGCGAGATGGGATAACGATCCA attcTGTTTGCGTTGAGTAAATTAATGGCAGAGTGTTGGCATGCAAACCCTGCTGTACGTTTAACAGCACTTCGTGTTAAAAAGACAATGTCAAAATTACATATTGACAATGCCATTAAGATCGTGTAG
- the LOC122632314 gene encoding bone morphogenetic protein receptor type-1B isoform X3 translates to MLGITCYCEGHCPDDRQNGTCEGRPGGHCFSAVEEVWDAELGEYVPEWSFGCLPPDEQGFLQCKGYLVPHLQGKNIICCNKTALCNKELFPEYKPRPTAAPDPIAIASGAPLIILAASLSVCLTVILIAMVIIYHRYRRKERGPCLVPSQGTLRDFIDQSSGSGSGLPLLVQRTIAKQLALSQCVGKGRYGEVWLARWRGEKVAVKVFFTLEEASWFRETEIYQTVLMRHDNILGFIAADIKGTGSWTQMLLITDYHERGSLHDYLQTTVLDHAGLLAICLSIASGIAHLHTEIFGTRGKPAIAHRDIKSRNILVKRNGECAIADFGLAVRFISESGEIDIAPNTRVGTRRYMAPEVLDESLNTSSFDAFKMADMYSVGLVLWEACRRCVTGGKNSIVEPYALPYHDVVPNDPDFEDMRLAVCVKRLRPVIPARWDNDPILFALSKLMAECWHANPAVRLTALRVKKTMSKLHIDNAIKIV, encoded by the exons A tgCTGGGAATTACTTGCTACTGTGAAGGACACTGCCCGGACGACCGACAAAACGGTACTTGCGAAGGAAGACCCGGTGGACATTGTTTTAGCGCTGTAGAGGAAGTGTGGGATGCGGAACTCGGAGAATATGTTCCAGAATGGTCCTTTGGATGTTTGCCACCGGACGAGCAGGGTTTCCTGCAATGCAAGGGCTACCTCGTTCCACATCTACAAGGAAAAAACATAATTTGTTGCAACAAGACAGCTCTGTGTAACAAGGAGTTATTTCCAGAGTACAAGCCTCGTCCCACCGCAGCACCAGATCCTATAGCTATTGCTTCTGGAGCACCGCTCATCATACTAGCTGCTTCATTATCTGTGTGTTTAACTGTTATTTTGATAGCAATGGTGATCATATATCATAGgtacagaagaaaagaaagaggccCATGCTTAGTACCTTCTCAAGGAACGCTTAGAGATTTTATAGATCAGAGTAGTGGATCAGGTTCTGGACTACCTCTTTTAGTACAAAGAACTATAGCTAAACAATTGGCTTTATCGCAGTGCGTGGGAAAAGGTAGATACGGTGAAGTATGGCTTGCACGatggagaggagaaaaagtgGCAGTGAAGGTCTTCTTTACTTTGGAAGAAGCATCTTGGTTTCGTGAAACTGAAATCTATCAAACTGTTCTAATGAGGCACGATAATATCTTAGGCTTCATTGCCGCCGACATTAAAGGAACAGGATCTTGGACtcaaatgttattaattacgGACTATCATGAAAGAGGTTCTTTACATGATTATTTACAAACCACCGTGCTAGACCATGCAGGCCTATTGGCTATCTGTCTTTCCATTGCATCGGGTATTGCTCATCTGCATACAGAAATTTTTGGAACTCGTGGAAAACCAGCGATAGCTCATAGAGATATTAAAAGCAGAAATATTTTAGTTAAAAGGAATGGTGAATGTGCAATTGCTGACTTTGGCTTAGCTGTACGTTTTATAAG TGAAAGCGGAGAAATCGATATTGCGCCTAATACGCGAGTAGGAACCAGAAGGTACATGGCTCCAGAAGTGTTGGATGAAAGTTTGAACACATCGTCGTTTGATGCTTTCAAAATGGCAGACATGTACTCTGTAGGATTAGTTTTGTGGGAAGCATGTAGACGTTGTGTAACAGGTGGTAAGAATTCCATTGTGGAACCATACGCCTTGCCTTATCACGACGTTGTCCCAAATGATCCAGATTTTGAAGACATGCGATTAGCTGTATGTGTAAAACGTTTGCGTCCTGTTATTCCAGCGAGATGGGATAACGATCCA attcTGTTTGCGTTGAGTAAATTAATGGCAGAGTGTTGGCATGCAAACCCTGCTGTACGTTTAACAGCACTTCGTGTTAAAAAGACAATGTCAAAATTACATATTGACAATGCCATTAAGATCGTGTAG
- the LOC122632484 gene encoding 60S ribosomal protein L34-like — protein MVQRLTYRRRLSYNTKSNRRRVVRTPGGKLVYQYLKKPKKTPRCGHCKDKLRGIQPARPMERSRMCKRKKTVKRVYGGVLCHKCVKERIVRAFLIEEQKIVVKVMKAQQATEKTKKTEK, from the exons ATGGTACAACGATTAACCTATCGGCGGCGTTTGTCGTACAATACAAAAAGTAACAGGAGACGCGt cgTTCGTACTCCTGGAGGCAAATTAGTATATCAATATTTGAAGAAACCTAAGAAAACTCCAAGATGCGGTCACTGCAAAGATAAGCTCAGAGGTATTCAACCTGCAAGGCCAATGGAACGTTCGCGGatgtgtaagagaaagaaaacggttAAACGCGTGTACGGTGGTGTTCTTTGTCACAAATGCGTTAAAGAAAG GATTGTCCGTGCTTTTCTGATCGAAGAACAGAAGATCGTAGTTAAAGTTATGAAAGCGCAGCAAGCTACtgagaagacaaagaaaacagagaaataa